The DNA window GCGCGGATCTCTATCCACAGCCGTAGATAACACCACGAATCCAACGGCAacccccaaatttaatccatgtATAAATAAACGTCGTCACAATTCACTCTTCCCTCAAACACGCTCTCTCCACAAAATACCTGAATCGCATCGCAGTTCAAAATCCAGGGTTTGAAAATGTCGGGAAGAGGAAAGGGGGGCAAGGGTTTGGGGAAAGGCGGAGCCAAGCGCCATAGGAAGGTGCTCCGCGACAACATCCAGGGCATCACGAAGCCGGCGATTCGCCGCCTCGCTCGCCGTGGCGGCGTCAAGCGGATCAGCGGCCTCATCTACGAGGAGACCCGCGGCGTGCTCAAGATATTTCTGGAGAACGTCATCCGTGACGCTGTGACCTACACGGAGCACGCTCGCCGGAAAACGGTGACGGCGATGGATGTCGTCTATGCCTTGAAGAGGCAGGGCCGCACGCTCTACGGTTTCGGAGGCTGAATGTCTTTTCAATTTCTTGTTGCTAGTGTTACTTTGATCTCGAATTTGAATTGGATGTAGTCATGTAGTAATTGGTAAAAGCTCGGAGGATTTTTGGTTCAATTCACAATTTACATGACAACTATATTTAGCTATGATATGGCTATTGTTTGGATATAAATAGTACAAGTACTacaaaatatttacaaaaagGCAGTCATAATAAATCCACATCAATCTAATTTCTTTTTGACAGGCCAAACCTTATAACTTATAAACATTTTCTTCTCCTGTCTTCTTGCTTAGTAATGCAGACCATTATTCAAATTCATGGATTTTGTACGAGCACGGTAGACCCCTAGGAAAGAAGAGAATATTCAAAGCATATGTCGATGCGAGTGGAGACCCCGTCTTCAGCAACCAACAAAAAACAGAGCCTTTTTGGGACTGAGTTGCTTTCTAGAGTACAATATAGTACGTCAGGAAGGTGACTCGTCGTGCACATATAGTATGCTtcgaaattcaaaatttttgcGTCATCTATAACAAGCTGGAGAAATAATGGAGGAACAACTCAAGCGAGACAATTTTTCTCCGAGATACAATAACCATCCATCAAAAGTTGAACAACAAGTCTTTCAAGTACGTTATTACTTGGGAGAAGGATTGTTGCTTCGATAAATGGACGAGTTGGGGAGAGTATGCCCTCACAAAGCAAACCTTTGACTAGTATTCTACAAATCACATGGTGGGGTGGGCCGTCTCCCACTGTTCTGACCTACGGGGTGGATACAGGGTGTGACCTTGAAGTCGAGAAGAAGCCGTCCAATGGGATATAAGGCAAAAAAACGCAAAAGATAAGAAAGACGACGACCTCGAGCAGTCCTACAGGGTGAGATTTGGGTGGTATTCAAGCAGCAGTTGATATTGCATAAAAATTCCCAAAAAGGTAACTATAAATCTCATTAGCTTTCTATGCCTAAACTTCCATCTAGTACAAGAAAACCATGTAGCATACCTTATTAATGTCCTAATTAACTTATAAGCTGTGCTATTATTTAACAAACTGTTGATCCTGTTGCTGACAACATTAACAATATGTACTAGTCCAACAAATGCATCAATTTTTTTCtgagtacacaaaatacatatgtaaaataatttgtttaaacTAAACCAATCTATGCTtcaaaagaaaaatacaaataaatgaGTCAAAGCATTTCTGGTGCCTTATGATTCTACAACATGTATAGTAAGTAAAATCACAAGTTGGGGAAGAAGCTAGCAATCGCAATTATCCATACCCTCCTTCACATAGTAGCACCAGCATAAGATGCGTTAAAATGTACATGCTTTACGGAAGTTGGCTGGAATATGACTACAAGTTGTCCAGTCTACATACGGCATCATGGAACCATTCGAGTGAGTATAACATAAGCACAATTCAAGTCTGAGTAACTCAGTCCAAGCTAAACAGCAACAGTAGCCAACCAACCTATTTGCCAAGATACAACTTCCAACTTCCAAGTATATGTGTCCACTCGGATCACTCTCACAAACATAGTTATTAAGGACCGAGTAAGGCAGTAAAACATTTTTTTCATCATCTCCCCCTTGAAACCAAATCCAACAAGAATAGCAAGGCTAGACAGTTTATGTTAGACGAAAATTGGCAGAAGTAATGCTCTTAATTAAGGATTGTGTATAACATTTTAACCTATCTTCGAATGCAAACTCCAAATGCAAGTTTTTATAATCCCACGAATTACCAAAAGCACTGTTAGTCAATCCAAAAATAGCTGTCTTGGAAAATTCACATATCTTGATATGACTACAAGGAACCCAATTCTTGAGCCAAAGAGCATGAAATAGATTATATGCTACCTTTTGGGATATGAAAGCAAAAACAATTTTGTGTTTATATACCAAAAAGACGATTTAAAATTTATGACAACGTAGCGTACCAAGTCATTGACGAAGACCTTAGCGGTTCTGGAAGACATCTATCATGCTCATTTGCTCAGTACAACTTGATTCCTCACGTGCCCTTAAATAAACAGATGCAAAACTACAGATATCGAATATCATGAAACAAGCAGGAAGATCAAGCAATAAAgacaattaaaaaacaaaactgTTGAAGTAACTCAAGAATTGATAACTGATAAGTGAAAATTAATAGGCAATACAAGTTATATCCATCCAATATGAAACAACTCAGCATTATGCATAAAATTCCATTATTTTGTGGCATAACTATGTGTAAAAACTATAATCAAACTGTATGTGATCATCTTCATCACTGAGCTACAGCTTCAGATGGCGTCTTGGCAACGATAGACAAGGCATGTAGTCCACTCTGCAACTCATCTTGCAACAAGCTGTAAACCATTCTATGCCTTTTAACCAAACTCTTCCCTTCAAACTCCTCAGAAATCACCTCCACATTGAAATGTGTCTCTCCATCGCTACCAGCCACCCCGGAATGGCCGGCATGCTGATAAGAAATATCCTCAACATGTATTGCAGTTGGCCTTAGCTCCTTCAAAATCTCCTCAATCCTCCTTCCCCTACTACCCAATTCGCTATTACCCCCCAAATCCTCCCTCAAATCTCCACCAATTTCACTTTCCCCCTCTCCACCATCGCTAATTGCAGAATCCCCAATTCCTGAGACACCAGAGCTAGGGCTTTCACCTCTCTCGGCTTCAACATACAATTGCAAGGCCTTCTTCTGCATCAATTTCAACATATTCAAGAATCCATTATTCCGAGATGGGGTTAAGCTCTGCTGCAGCCCCAGAAGCGTCGCGAAATCGGGcgaaaccctaacaatctcctcCACGGGCCGGCCCGAGAGGCCTTGGACGAGCAAAGCTGCGAGCCCTTTCGTGAGCATCGAATCCGAATCCGCTTCAAAGATCACATTTTTATCCTCGTCGAAATAGGCTCTGACCCAAACCTGAGACACGCAGCCTTGGACCTTGTTTTCGGTGGTTTTGTACTTGGAATCGAGGGCGTTGAGATTTCTGCCATAGAATAGCAGCTGTTCGTACTTGGCTTTGGGCTCTTGAACGGCCTGGAACAGTTTGACGATTTCTTGGAGCTTGGGCGGGAGCTCCTCGACGCGTTGCAGGGAGGAAGAGGAGGGAGGGGAGGAGAGGAGGGGTTGGTTTGAGGAAATTCTTTTGGTGATGGTCTTGGAGAAGAGGAATCGGTGAGGTGGAGTGGGGATTTTGGTGGGGTTGAAGAATGGAGCGGCGGAGCGATGAAAGAGGGAAGAAATGGGAATTTTAGTGGGGATTGACATGAGTTTCCGATTGAGGACTGAAAGAGAGGATTGGTAGAGTAGAGCTGTAGAGGGGAGAGTTTATGGATGAtgaatttgtttttttgttgtgtTCGTCGCCTAATTATTTATTGCTGTTATACATTCCAACTTAGAAGTTAATTTTGGTCATCGATATATGAATTTGGTCTaaaacattcattttttttaaaaacgagtccataacaaatgaaattcgtGTCGATCCAGTCCATTTTTAATGGTTTCGTTAATTTTTAACGGTCAATCGTCAATTAACAAAATTTTGACCCAATGAGGCTTAATTGAttccactttttttttatatatattcaattttaataaaattactatAAGGATAGCCATTTATGTAATCTGTAATCACGCCGATGTTGTTCGACTCTTTATTATTCGTCAAAATTGGACAAAAAATTTAGAGCATGATGCATTTAAGCATTTTATACTAAGTCATTTCCAACCATTTacatcaaaattaaattcaaattcatttttaatatataaattattttattctgatcatttacactaaatttaaattttacaacatttttagtactccatatgtctcacaaaatttttgcaataacatcatattttgtgttgttctataaaaaaaattagaaaatggatTTAGGTTTGATGTAGAGTCGGGAAAGTTttctataataaaatttatgtttGGTGTATGATTGGAGAAGAGAGAAATTTCCAGTGGCATCAATATCACACATTAAAATCAATGCATTTCAGAGTACTACTAAAAGAATTTTTCAATGACATCAAAATCGAACTTTAAATTCAATATTATTGAATTAACTTTCATGTGCTATCCATATTGTGATAATGGTCCAATGATATGTTTCATACTCCTAAAGACTATAACTAACTCAAAACTAGATGAATGAAAAATAGAGTGACCAAAAGATAttgttgaaatttgaaaatattactGTTGAGTGTTTTTGAGCTGTAGGGATTAGGGAATATGAAGATGCATTAGATTATTAAGCACTTCAAAACTACAGCATAATATACTAATGCATTAGACTAATTAATGATGAAAAAAAGGTATAGATTCCATATTTTGAAaagataaaaattgaaaatgccaTCTCCCCTTTTTATGACTagcataaaaatgattttaacaaCCTACAACCAGTACATGGAGACAGCACTTGATCATAAAAATGTATATTCAAGAACAGAAATTTTTGTGCTTTGAAATAATGAATggactcctcctcctcctcctcctcacttGGTGTTCGGGTTCCAATCTTCATCGGTGCCAAAATATCGATCGCCAAACTCGCCCATACCAGGGATGACGCGGTAACTCTCGTTCACTCCCATTTCAATCTCAGACGTCACGATCTTTACTAGAGGGAAGCATCTGCACACCGCGTGCACTCCTTGAGGCGCCTGCACACAATGTCGTACATTAATAAATAAAGGCAAACGTACGTACTCGCTTATCTGAAATTTCCAACTTACTGAAATGAGATTAAGGAATATGATGTTGGCCTCCGAGACACCCTTCTTAATAAGTAGGGAAATAGCTTCAACGGCTGAGTTACCTGAAATCGAAGATCACAAACGCGTTAGAAATGTTTTCGACCTCTCTCTCCATTACAAGTTCATGAATACAAGATTCCCACCTGTGCCCAAAATTGGATCCAGTAACAAGACATGTCTATCTGAGATGTCTGTTGGCAGTTTCTCATAGATCAGCTGCaccaaaaaacagaaaaaacacGATTCCAAATGACATCGATCACGTGCATTTACGAGCAGACGTGTTGCCAAACAAACCTGTTGAACATTGTCACCTCCTTTATGAATAAGGATTTTGCCAATTTTGATTCCTTTGCAGCATGCTCGTAAGGCGTTCTCCATGCTCTCGCCACTTAAAAGTTCGGAATTTCAAAAACTAAAACAACAATGAATTGACACTTGAACGGATATTTTTACCTTCTGATAATAGACACACCACATAATCTTTTGCAGAAGTCTACTCCAATGTACACTGATCCTGCATTACCAAACATTCGTATAATTTACATATCTGTTTTCGACACGCTTCATCAATACGTATAACAAGCTAACCAGCAAAGGCAGAACTTTGAGAACTACAAAAATTCCTTGAGCAGATTGTGGATAGTGGACAAGAGTGGCTTACCGGTTGGAGTAGTGACCTGCTTTTCTGTAAACGGGA is part of the Salvia splendens isolate huo1 chromosome 22, SspV2, whole genome shotgun sequence genome and encodes:
- the LOC121785790 gene encoding histone H4; amino-acid sequence: MSGRGKGGKGLGKGGAKRHRKVLRDNIQGITKPAIRRLARRGGVKRISGLIYEETRGVLKIFLENVIRDAVTYTEHARRKTVTAMDVVYALKRQGRTLYGFGG
- the LOC121788040 gene encoding sufE-like protein 1, chloroplastic/mitochondrial; protein product: MSIPTKIPISSLFHRSAAPFFNPTKIPTPPHRFLFSKTITKRISSNQPLLSSPPSSSSLQRVEELPPKLQEIVKLFQAVQEPKAKYEQLLFYGRNLNALDSKYKTTENKVQGCVSQVWVRAYFDEDKNVIFEADSDSMLTKGLAALLVQGLSGRPVEEIVRVSPDFATLLGLQQSLTPSRNNGFLNMLKLMQKKALQLYVEAERGESPSSGVSGIGDSAISDGGEGESEIGGDLREDLGGNSELGSRGRRIEEILKELRPTAIHVEDISYQHAGHSGVAGSDGETHFNVEVISEEFEGKSLVKRHRMVYSLLQDELQSGLHALSIVAKTPSEAVAQ
- the LOC121787852 gene encoding uridine kinase-like protein 3 isoform X4, which codes for MLKKLKHSQAVDIPKYDFKSYKNDVFPARRVNPSDVIIIGGILVFHDPRVRDLMNMKIFVDADADVRLARRIRRDTVEKGRDVGMVLDQYARFVKPAFEDFILPTKKFADIIIPRGGDNPVAIDLIVQHLRTKLGQHDLCKIYPNLVVIQSTFQIRGMHTIIRDSKTSTHDFIFYSDRLIRLVVEHGLGHLPFTEKQVTTPTGSVYIGVDFCKRLCGVSIIRSGESMENALRACCKGIKIGKILIHKGGDNVQQVCLATRLLVNARDRCHLESCFFCFLVQLIYEKLPTDISDRHVLLLDPILGTGNSAVEAISLLIKKGVSEANIIFLNLISAPQGVHAVCRCFPLVKIVTSEIEMGVNESYRVIPGMGEFGDRYFGTDEDWNPNTKLLKSFLC